From one Peredibacter starrii genomic stretch:
- a CDS encoding ABC transporter substrate-binding protein — protein MAAKGLRTFLVIALIALVGCQGKSKKSGSTIYYNIGGEPTTLNPMTASDGYTQAVHAYLFDSLLDRDLDTYEWKPALATEWKISDDKRTFEFKLREGVKFHDGKEVTAEDVKYSYDVIFTEDFKAVQLRSFYEAVKEVVVVDKYTVRFTVKDDYFQNFDVCAGITVLPKHYYGNPENKKEFSRKVVGSGPYMFTKYDKGQKIILVQNPDWWGRKVEAEKNSHTIPKIVLRFVAEENVSLELLKKGDIDFLSFRPEGFVKKTVGKIWDDKIVKVKTENKSPKGYNFIGWNFKHPILKDREVRKALYMLFNRPLMLDKFEYNLSEYATGPIYVQSDYASPNVKPVQFNPNEALKVLNQAGWKDTDKDGLLDKVINGKKTPLSITILEPTQEMAKYLTIFKEDASKVGVEINIKNIEWNSFVKLLDEKNFEAVRLAWGGGGVDWDPKQIWHTSSSKGAGSNFIQYSNAEVDRLIDEARKLYEKEQRLPLLRKVHEIISADYPYVWWFNSKYTLYGTTKRVDRPKDTFTYGVGQQYWKLK, from the coding sequence ATGGCGGCCAAAGGCTTGCGCACATTTTTAGTTATTGCACTCATCGCTCTGGTGGGATGTCAGGGGAAGAGTAAAAAATCGGGTAGCACGATTTATTACAACATCGGTGGCGAACCAACGACGTTAAACCCGATGACCGCCTCAGATGGTTACACTCAGGCGGTTCACGCTTATTTATTCGACTCGCTTCTTGATCGCGATTTGGATACTTACGAGTGGAAACCAGCACTTGCTACTGAGTGGAAAATTTCAGACGACAAAAGAACTTTTGAGTTCAAATTACGTGAAGGCGTGAAATTCCATGATGGTAAGGAAGTTACCGCAGAAGACGTTAAGTATTCATATGATGTGATCTTTACTGAAGACTTTAAAGCGGTTCAGCTTCGTTCATTTTATGAAGCAGTTAAAGAAGTAGTGGTGGTAGATAAATACACTGTAAGATTCACAGTTAAAGATGATTACTTCCAAAACTTTGATGTTTGCGCAGGGATTACTGTTCTTCCTAAGCACTATTACGGCAACCCAGAAAATAAAAAAGAGTTTAGTCGTAAGGTCGTGGGCTCAGGTCCTTATATGTTCACGAAGTATGATAAGGGCCAGAAAATTATCCTGGTTCAAAACCCTGATTGGTGGGGAAGAAAAGTAGAGGCAGAAAAGAACTCTCATACTATTCCTAAAATCGTCCTACGTTTTGTTGCTGAAGAAAACGTTTCGCTTGAGCTTCTTAAAAAAGGCGACATCGATTTCTTATCATTCCGTCCAGAAGGCTTCGTAAAGAAGACGGTAGGGAAAATCTGGGACGATAAGATTGTTAAAGTTAAAACTGAGAACAAAAGCCCAAAGGGATACAACTTCATTGGTTGGAACTTTAAACACCCAATTCTGAAAGATCGTGAAGTAAGAAAGGCCCTCTATATGTTATTCAACCGTCCACTGATGCTGGATAAGTTTGAATACAATCTTTCTGAGTACGCTACTGGCCCAATCTATGTTCAGTCTGACTATGCTTCCCCTAATGTTAAGCCAGTTCAATTTAATCCAAACGAGGCCCTGAAAGTTCTGAATCAAGCGGGTTGGAAGGACACAGATAAAGACGGTCTTTTGGATAAGGTCATCAATGGAAAGAAGACTCCACTTTCAATCACGATCCTAGAGCCGACTCAAGAGATGGCGAAGTATCTGACAATTTTTAAAGAAGATGCAAGTAAAGTGGGTGTTGAAATCAACATCAAAAACATTGAGTGGAACTCATTCGTAAAACTTTTGGATGAGAAAAACTTTGAGGCCGTTCGTCTAGCTTGGGGCGGTGGTGGGGTTGATTGGGATCCAAAACAGATCTGGCACACGTCTTCTAGTAAAGGTGCAGGTTCTAACTTCATTCAATACTCAAATGCGGAAGTTGATAGGCTCATTGATGAAGCACGTAAGCTTTATGAAAAAGAGCAACGTCTACCACTTCTTCGTAAAGTGCATGAAATTATTTCGGCCGACTACCCATATGTGTGGTGGTTCAACTCTAAATACACGCTTTACGGAACGACTAAACGTGTAGATAGACCAAAAGATACTTTTACATACGGTGTGGGCCAACAATACTGGAAGTTGAAATAA
- a CDS encoding PIG-L deacetylase family protein, with translation MEFTPILKPLASLFNPAPLTEKSSVPFTVMILSPHPDDESIIGSLPLRLQKENNAHIVNVAVTLGSKKERQKARLKELEDACELLEMENIILDENWKKKEKELKSLVQKYQPQLIIAPHLKDFHPTHIKTGELLKKTLVASKTTAIVCWSEFWGQMTKPNLLVEVPTEILELQMHALEKHVGEVSRNPYHLRLPAWMMDNVRRGSEVIGGKGTDATGMAFGVIYQLQVVKKGKFSTPKLPESNLTSLMDIGQIFKLIFDAASGSKTKVK, from the coding sequence ATGGAATTCACCCCAATCCTTAAACCTCTCGCTTCTCTATTTAATCCGGCACCATTAACTGAAAAGTCTTCCGTTCCATTTACGGTCATGATTCTTTCTCCGCATCCGGATGATGAATCAATTATAGGATCACTTCCATTACGTCTCCAAAAAGAGAACAACGCTCATATCGTCAACGTTGCTGTGACTCTCGGATCAAAGAAAGAGCGCCAGAAAGCACGTCTGAAAGAACTAGAAGATGCATGTGAACTTCTCGAGATGGAGAACATCATTCTGGATGAGAACTGGAAGAAAAAAGAAAAAGAACTAAAGTCTCTTGTTCAAAAATATCAGCCTCAACTTATCATTGCTCCTCATTTGAAAGATTTTCATCCGACTCATATTAAGACCGGTGAACTTTTAAAGAAGACCCTTGTCGCTTCAAAGACTACTGCCATTGTTTGTTGGAGTGAATTCTGGGGTCAGATGACTAAACCAAATCTGCTGGTTGAAGTCCCGACTGAAATTCTTGAGCTGCAAATGCATGCCTTAGAAAAACACGTGGGCGAAGTGAGCCGCAATCCCTATCACCTGAGACTTCCAGCTTGGATGATGGACAACGTTCGTCGTGGTTCTGAGGTGATTGGTGGTAAAGGCACAGATGCTACAGGCATGGCCTTTGGGGTGATCTATCAACTTCAAGTTGTGAAGAAGGGAAAGTTTTCGACTCCGAAACTTCCTGAATCAAATCTCACATCTTTAATGGATATCGGTCAGATCTTTAAATTGATCTTCGACGCCGCATCTGGGTCTAAAACTAAAGTGAAATGA
- a CDS encoding phosphatidylserine decarboxylase has product MTMVSNPPEIKYFNRMTNKTEVEKVYGDGFIKFLYSSALGHQVGTVFTNKYFSKIYGAFQDLPSSHSKVRPFVEKFNISIDDYEPGTRPALDPRDSYRTFNEFFIRRFKLGKRSFVAEPNRMPAFAEARYVGFDAVNERDTYPVKGQYLLAKDLVGNDQVAKIFEGGPLVIARLCPVDYHRYHYPDNGKVLDNFRVPGAYDSVNPLALKYKNQIFIKNERHVSILQTENFGRLAYIEVGAICVGKIIQSHRWNKPFMRGEEKGYFLFGGSTVVLLGEKGAWKPSADILANTAKGIETYLHLGTEVAVKN; this is encoded by the coding sequence ATGACGATGGTCAGCAATCCGCCAGAAATTAAGTACTTCAATCGTATGACCAATAAGACTGAAGTGGAAAAAGTCTATGGTGATGGGTTCATTAAATTTCTTTATAGCTCTGCCTTAGGGCATCAAGTTGGTACGGTTTTTACTAACAAATATTTCAGCAAAATCTACGGTGCTTTTCAGGATCTTCCATCAAGTCACAGTAAGGTTCGTCCTTTCGTAGAAAAATTTAATATCTCAATTGATGATTACGAGCCAGGCACACGTCCGGCCCTTGACCCAAGAGACTCATACCGTACGTTCAATGAATTCTTCATCCGCCGTTTTAAACTTGGTAAGCGTTCATTTGTAGCTGAACCAAATCGCATGCCCGCTTTCGCTGAGGCCCGCTACGTTGGTTTCGATGCTGTTAATGAAAGAGATACATATCCAGTGAAGGGACAATACCTTTTGGCGAAAGATCTGGTTGGAAATGATCAAGTGGCAAAGATTTTTGAAGGTGGTCCATTAGTGATCGCTCGTCTTTGTCCGGTTGATTACCACCGCTATCATTACCCTGATAACGGCAAGGTATTGGACAACTTCCGCGTACCAGGTGCTTACGATTCAGTGAACCCACTGGCACTTAAATACAAAAACCAAATCTTCATTAAGAACGAGCGCCACGTTTCAATCCTTCAAACGGAAAACTTTGGTCGCCTTGCTTACATCGAAGTAGGTGCTATTTGTGTTGGTAAGATTATTCAATCTCACCGTTGGAACAAACCGTTCATGCGCGGAGAAGAAAAAGGTTACTTCTTATTTGGTGGATCAACAGTTGTTCTACTAGGGGAGAAAGGGGCCTGGAAACCTTCGGCGGATATTCTTGCCAATACTGCTAAAGGTATTGAGACTTATTTACATCTTGGCACTGAAGTCGCGGTTAAAAACTAA
- a CDS encoding sigma-54-dependent transcriptional regulator: MKSHLSFLIIEDDKYARLNLREILQPFGIIEEAEDIKSAREKLAIRPYDIVLTDIELGEGSGVDLISEIVKKGSHCIVVSSYEGDETIEKAYTLGAKHYLSKFKLKDQLPVYIQKFIQAKQAKFEKILKDEFITQDEDLISEFKKLAEINWKNQTLFISGPTGTGKSLLGKLIHEITHPEANLVHLNCSEVAENLLESELFGHEKGAFTGADQKKDGKLKLAHGGTLFLDEVATMPMAMQQKLLKALDEKTFYPVGSSTPVKADFTLITATCEDLKDKMAKKEFREDFFHRISGFQFHLKSLSERPNDIDLLLRHFQALSPRRYVIKPDAIQLLKKHAWPGNIRELRKTCERFSQGGSGIIDSQIVSKMLGLETKFQSSQEEWEEHVFQHGLKSYINMIERKAVEEAMKRNNGKITACIKDLKISSSAFYRILQENKLQF; this comes from the coding sequence ATGAAGTCCCATCTGAGTTTTCTCATTATTGAAGACGATAAGTATGCCCGCCTCAATTTGCGGGAAATACTGCAGCCTTTTGGGATCATTGAAGAAGCTGAGGACATTAAGTCTGCCCGTGAGAAGCTCGCTATAAGGCCCTACGACATCGTTTTAACCGACATTGAGCTTGGTGAAGGCTCTGGAGTGGATCTCATTTCAGAAATCGTTAAAAAGGGCTCTCATTGTATTGTAGTGAGTTCCTATGAGGGCGATGAAACCATTGAAAAGGCCTATACCTTAGGGGCCAAGCACTACCTTTCAAAATTCAAATTAAAGGACCAGCTTCCTGTTTATATTCAGAAGTTTATCCAGGCCAAGCAGGCCAAATTTGAAAAGATCCTCAAAGATGAATTTATCACTCAGGACGAGGACCTCATTTCCGAATTCAAGAAGCTCGCAGAGATAAACTGGAAAAATCAGACGCTCTTTATTTCAGGTCCGACCGGTACGGGTAAAAGTTTACTGGGAAAACTCATTCATGAAATTACTCATCCTGAGGCCAATCTCGTTCATTTAAACTGCTCAGAAGTTGCCGAGAACTTGTTGGAATCAGAATTATTCGGTCATGAAAAGGGCGCTTTCACTGGTGCCGATCAGAAGAAAGATGGGAAATTGAAGCTCGCTCATGGAGGAACCCTCTTCCTGGATGAGGTTGCGACTATGCCCATGGCCATGCAACAGAAGCTTCTTAAGGCCCTTGATGAGAAGACTTTCTATCCCGTGGGTTCTTCAACCCCGGTTAAAGCAGATTTTACTCTCATAACCGCGACTTGTGAGGACCTGAAAGATAAAATGGCCAAGAAAGAATTCAGAGAGGATTTCTTCCATCGAATCAGCGGATTCCAATTCCACTTAAAATCTCTTTCAGAAAGACCTAACGATATTGATCTTTTACTTCGTCATTTCCAGGCCCTTTCTCCTCGTAGATACGTGATTAAGCCGGATGCCATTCAATTACTAAAAAAGCATGCATGGCCCGGAAATATCCGTGAATTAAGAAAGACCTGTGAGCGCTTTTCTCAAGGTGGCTCGGGAATCATTGATTCACAAATTGTTAGTAAAATGCTGGGCCTAGAAACCAAATTTCAATCTTCTCAAGAAGAATGGGAAGAGCATGTTTTCCAGCATGGTCTGAAGTCGTATATCAACATGATTGAAAGAAAGGCCGTGGAAGAGGCCATGAAAAGAAATAACGGAAAAATCACCGCTTGTATCAAAGATCTTAAAATCTCCAGCTCCGCTTTCTACCGCATCCTCCAGGAAAATAAACTCCAGTTTTAG
- a CDS encoding S1C family serine protease encodes MKAYLFIVLSLFSMASWGAELLQVETKTIDIYRKAVPSTVNVSNIKLARNSFYGEVEIPQGAGSGFVYDSNGHIITNFHVVQGGNTFVVTFHNDPKQYKATIVGTAPEKDIAVLKLTEKPAKLSPVVFGSSKDLQVGQYSFAIGSPFGLDYTLTTGVISALGRKIDGIGGVKINDMIQTDAAINMGNSGGPLLDSSAQLIGMNTVIFSTSGSSAGLGFAVPADTIKMIVPQIIQHGRVIRPGLGIGIVPDSMKRRIVGDDKGIIVSYVDEKGSAAKAGIKGMTQDRYGRTYLGDIILSVDGQDVNNLDDIYQVLETKKIGDEVMVKYRREGKILATKVKLQAL; translated from the coding sequence ATGAAAGCTTATCTCTTCATTGTTTTGAGCTTATTTTCTATGGCGAGCTGGGGCGCTGAACTTCTCCAGGTTGAAACTAAAACCATCGATATCTACCGCAAAGCTGTTCCAAGTACCGTCAACGTTTCCAACATTAAACTCGCCAGAAATTCTTTCTATGGTGAAGTGGAAATTCCTCAAGGTGCCGGTTCAGGTTTTGTTTACGATAGCAACGGTCACATCATCACTAACTTCCATGTGGTTCAAGGTGGTAACACGTTCGTTGTTACTTTCCACAACGATCCGAAACAATACAAAGCAACCATTGTTGGTACTGCTCCGGAAAAAGATATCGCGGTCTTAAAACTTACAGAAAAACCAGCGAAGCTTTCACCAGTGGTGTTTGGTTCTTCAAAAGACCTTCAAGTGGGTCAGTACTCATTCGCGATTGGTTCACCCTTTGGCCTGGATTACACGCTTACAACTGGCGTGATCTCGGCGCTTGGTAGAAAGATTGATGGTATTGGTGGCGTTAAAATCAACGACATGATCCAAACTGATGCTGCCATTAACATGGGTAACTCTGGTGGACCGCTTCTTGATTCATCGGCCCAGCTTATCGGGATGAACACAGTTATTTTCTCAACCAGCGGTTCAAGTGCAGGTCTTGGTTTCGCAGTTCCTGCAGATACCATCAAAATGATCGTGCCACAAATCATTCAGCATGGCCGTGTGATTCGCCCGGGCCTTGGGATTGGAATTGTTCCTGACAGCATGAAGAGACGAATTGTGGGTGACGATAAGGGCATTATCGTTTCTTATGTCGATGAGAAAGGTTCTGCCGCTAAAGCAGGCATCAAAGGCATGACTCAAGATCGTTATGGTCGCACTTACTTAGGAGACATTATTCTGAGTGTTGATGGCCAGGACGTGAACAATCTCGATGATATTTACCAGGTGCTTGAAACTAAGAAAATTGGTGATGAAGTGATGGTTAAGTATCGTCGCGAAGGAAAGATCCTCGCGACGAAAGTTAAATTACAGGCCCTGTAA
- a CDS encoding ABC transporter permease subunit: protein MIERFIRNEDTLKKWRRFKSRRLAVLSAWIILIACFFSFTAEFWANSKPLYLKYNDTTYFPVFKDYHPTLFGVENALVMNYRDLELDEDRGDSVIWPVIQWNPFESNTEVVTYPSEPTGENWMGTDDRGRDIFARLLYGLRYSMTYSICVWILTFVVGTILGGIMGYFGGRTDFWGQRIVEVLSTVPQFFLLIIIISIFKPTLFLLVLLSSLFGWISISYYVRGEYLKNRKKEFVEAAKAIGAGHTRIFFKHLLPNSLSPIITFSPFVIAGNITALASLDYLGFGLTPPTPSWGELLNQAQKHFTEGWWLAVYPSLALFFTLTMLSLVGEGVRDAMDPKE from the coding sequence ATGATCGAACGTTTTATTCGTAACGAAGATACTCTTAAAAAATGGAGACGATTTAAGTCTCGAAGACTCGCTGTACTTTCTGCTTGGATCATTCTGATCGCTTGTTTCTTTAGTTTTACAGCAGAGTTTTGGGCCAACAGCAAGCCTTTGTACTTAAAGTACAATGACACTACTTATTTCCCGGTTTTTAAAGACTATCATCCGACCCTTTTCGGAGTGGAGAATGCTCTGGTGATGAATTATCGGGATCTTGAATTGGACGAAGATCGTGGGGATTCAGTCATCTGGCCCGTGATTCAGTGGAACCCTTTTGAATCAAACACTGAAGTCGTGACCTATCCATCTGAACCAACTGGTGAAAACTGGATGGGAACCGATGATCGAGGTCGTGACATTTTTGCTCGTCTTCTTTATGGGCTTCGTTACTCGATGACCTATTCAATTTGTGTGTGGATTCTGACTTTCGTTGTAGGAACTATTCTGGGTGGAATTATGGGTTACTTCGGAGGTCGCACTGACTTCTGGGGACAAAGAATTGTTGAAGTGCTTTCAACCGTACCTCAGTTCTTTTTGTTAATTATTATCATCTCGATTTTTAAACCGACCCTTTTCTTGCTTGTGCTTCTTTCCAGCCTTTTTGGATGGATCAGTATCAGCTACTACGTAAGAGGTGAGTATTTAAAGAACCGTAAAAAGGAATTCGTTGAGGCCGCAAAAGCAATTGGTGCTGGTCACACTCGCATTTTCTTTAAGCATCTTTTACCGAACTCTTTGTCTCCCATTATTACGTTCTCACCATTTGTGATTGCCGGAAATATCACTGCTCTTGCAAGTCTTGATTATCTGGGCTTTGGACTTACTCCTCCAACTCCAAGCTGGGGCGAGCTTTTAAACCAAGCGCAGAAACACTTTACTGAAGGCTGGTGGCTTGCGGTTTATCCATCTCTGGCACTTTTCTTTACTCTTACGATGTTATCTCTCGTCGGTGAAGGCGTGAGAGACGCTATGGACCCGAAAGAGTAG
- a CDS encoding pyridoxal phosphate-dependent aminotransferase, whose product MKDTALRIADFKDSIFGVISRLARENNAVNLGQGFPDFDGPEWLKEVAFRKMQEGHNQYAPFQGIVGLRQEVSNYYKKFYSLNYNPESEITITVGATEAIYVVITALINPGDEVIVLEPFYDSYVASIKMAGGIPVPVTMHAPDFTIDRQELEKAITPKTKLLILNNPHNPTGKVWAKEELLDVASIAQKHDLYLMSDEVYEFLLFDGAKHIPTATLDGMLERTITVSSAGKTFGLTGWKIGWICANEKVTRACRLVHQYVTFAVSTPMQEAVAEGLTKLSDYLPGFVSLYKGKRDLFYTEMKNLGFEFAIPKGTYFMMVPISKKTDLKDVDYAMKLIQERKVATVPPSAFYLKSTEGEKYLRFCFAKKDETLRAAAKNLQGL is encoded by the coding sequence ATGAAAGATACAGCACTCCGAATTGCGGATTTTAAAGATTCTATTTTTGGCGTTATCTCAAGACTTGCTCGTGAAAATAATGCCGTTAACCTTGGCCAAGGCTTTCCTGATTTCGATGGGCCTGAATGGTTGAAAGAAGTTGCTTTCCGCAAAATGCAGGAAGGTCATAACCAATACGCGCCTTTCCAAGGAATTGTGGGGCTTCGCCAGGAAGTTTCAAACTATTACAAAAAATTCTATTCTCTGAATTATAACCCTGAATCAGAAATCACAATCACAGTGGGTGCAACAGAAGCAATTTATGTGGTCATCACTGCATTGATTAATCCAGGTGATGAAGTGATCGTGCTTGAACCATTTTATGACTCTTACGTAGCTTCCATTAAAATGGCGGGTGGTATTCCGGTTCCAGTAACGATGCATGCTCCTGACTTCACAATAGATCGTCAAGAACTTGAGAAGGCCATTACCCCAAAAACAAAACTTCTTATTTTGAATAACCCTCACAATCCAACTGGAAAAGTTTGGGCAAAAGAAGAACTTCTTGATGTGGCCTCAATTGCACAAAAGCATGATCTGTATCTCATGTCGGATGAAGTTTATGAGTTTCTCCTTTTTGATGGTGCGAAACACATTCCAACTGCAACTCTGGATGGCATGCTAGAAAGAACGATTACAGTATCTAGTGCAGGAAAAACTTTTGGTCTAACCGGTTGGAAGATTGGTTGGATTTGTGCCAATGAAAAAGTCACTAGGGCATGTCGCCTGGTTCATCAATATGTGACATTCGCCGTTTCAACTCCTATGCAGGAAGCAGTGGCAGAAGGTCTTACAAAACTATCTGATTATCTGCCAGGTTTTGTTTCTCTTTATAAGGGGAAGCGCGATCTTTTCTACACTGAGATGAAAAATCTTGGCTTTGAATTCGCCATTCCGAAAGGCACATATTTTATGATGGTGCCAATTTCAAAGAAGACCGATCTAAAAGACGTGGACTATGCCATGAAACTCATTCAAGAGCGTAAAGTTGCAACAGTCCCTCCTTCAGCTTTCTATTTAAAGTCTACTGAAGGAGAGAAGTATTTAAGATTTTGTTTTGCAAAGAAAGATGAAACCCTTCGAGCGGCAGCAAAGAACTTACAGGGCCTGTAA
- a CDS encoding ABC transporter permease subunit has translation MLKYFLRRMAILIPTLLGVTVIVFIIINMAPGGPIEQRLQQIRFGGGDTSGNTSSSRGASQGVSDEVLEALKKQYGFDKPMHVRYLIWLKNIATLNFGESFTYEEPVIDVIVSKFPVSLQFGIISLILSYLVSIPLGIVKAIKHGSFFDLSSSFMLFVFYSIPSFMLAILLIVFFSGGSFFEIFPVGGLNSEMYDELSTFDKFLDRVHHFILPLICYTIGSFTSLTILMKNSLIEEIKKDYIRTARAKGLNEKVVYMKHALRNALIPIVTGLGGFLTVFFAGSLLLETIFQLDGIGLLSYKSILSRDYNVIMGLVFIQSALFLIGNVLSDFAYVLVDPRIDFT, from the coding sequence ATGCTGAAGTACTTCCTTCGACGAATGGCCATCCTGATTCCTACATTGTTAGGAGTGACGGTCATTGTATTTATCATTATCAATATGGCCCCGGGTGGTCCAATTGAGCAGAGGCTGCAACAAATCCGCTTTGGCGGTGGTGACACTTCTGGAAATACAAGCAGTAGTCGCGGAGCAAGTCAGGGTGTATCTGATGAAGTTCTGGAAGCACTAAAAAAACAGTATGGTTTTGATAAGCCGATGCATGTTCGCTACCTCATTTGGTTAAAGAACATTGCGACCTTGAATTTTGGAGAAAGCTTCACTTACGAAGAGCCGGTTATAGACGTGATCGTGAGTAAGTTTCCCGTCTCTCTTCAGTTTGGGATTATTTCTTTGATATTGAGTTATCTCGTATCGATTCCATTAGGGATTGTGAAAGCGATCAAACACGGAAGTTTCTTTGATCTCTCATCAAGCTTTATGTTGTTTGTCTTTTACTCCATACCATCCTTTATGCTGGCGATTCTCTTGATTGTATTTTTCTCCGGCGGAAGTTTCTTTGAAATCTTCCCAGTAGGGGGACTTAATTCAGAGATGTATGATGAGTTAAGTACTTTCGATAAGTTTTTAGACCGCGTTCATCACTTTATTCTTCCATTGATTTGTTACACCATTGGTTCATTTACCAGCCTAACGATCTTGATGAAGAACTCTCTTATTGAAGAAATTAAAAAAGACTACATTCGTACTGCCCGTGCCAAGGGTCTGAATGAAAAAGTAGTCTATATGAAGCATGCACTAAGAAATGCGTTGATCCCAATCGTAACGGGTCTTGGTGGATTTTTAACTGTGTTCTTTGCTGGATCCCTTCTTCTTGAAACGATTTTCCAACTCGATGGCATTGGCCTTTTAAGTTACAAGAGCATTTTGTCTCGAGACTATAACGTGATTATGGGTCTGGTTTTCATTCAAAGTGCGCTGTTCCTGATTGGTAACGTACTTTCTGACTTTGCCTATGTTCTCGTAGATCCAAGGATTGATTTCACATGA
- a CDS encoding endonuclease/exonuclease/phosphatase family protein, producing MEFCLISCNIRFDNPADGANAWPHRRNILTETLLKHNPDIIATQEGRYTQLKDFETLLGDFLIIDSHRSWIKERMYPTIFVKKDRFEILKSEDLWLSETPGVAGSLSFESMFPRLMTWVKLQPKNSKTNFFVINTHLDHVKPQTRVNQVKVLIKEIKRFWNENSLLFITGDFNDSPQSEVRKVLEQEFPNLQDAWSLFNKTEETSHHAFSGECQNGSRIDWVMVDKKAKIENCVMDKGTVDGRYPTDHFPVICNLSF from the coding sequence ATGGAGTTCTGTCTTATAAGCTGCAACATTCGTTTTGATAATCCTGCCGATGGGGCCAATGCTTGGCCTCATCGCAGAAATATCCTGACCGAAACTCTCCTCAAGCATAATCCCGATATTATCGCGACCCAAGAAGGTCGATACACCCAGTTAAAAGACTTTGAGACCCTACTCGGTGATTTTCTTATCATCGACTCACATCGATCTTGGATTAAGGAAAGAATGTATCCAACGATCTTTGTTAAGAAGGACCGCTTTGAAATTTTGAAGAGCGAGGATTTGTGGCTTTCTGAAACTCCGGGAGTCGCAGGGAGTCTTTCGTTTGAAAGTATGTTTCCTCGCCTTATGACTTGGGTGAAACTTCAGCCTAAGAACTCAAAAACAAATTTCTTCGTGATTAATACGCATTTAGATCATGTGAAGCCTCAGACCAGGGTGAACCAGGTAAAGGTGCTCATTAAAGAGATTAAACGTTTCTGGAACGAAAATTCTCTGCTCTTCATTACGGGAGACTTCAACGACTCGCCTCAGAGTGAAGTTCGTAAGGTTCTTGAACAAGAATTTCCGAATCTCCAAGATGCCTGGTCATTATTCAATAAAACCGAAGAAACTTCCCACCATGCTTTTAGTGGTGAATGTCAAAATGGTTCTAGAATTGATTGGGTGATGGTGGACAAGAAAGCAAAGATTGAGAACTGTGTGATGGACAAGGGGACTGTGGACGGCAGATATCCTACCGACCACTTCCCAGTGATTTGTAATCTTAGTTTTTAA
- a CDS encoding glucosamine-6-phosphate deaminase: MRIIQCDSTAEAIQTVALLVIEKMESHPTAVIGLATGRTMEPVYAEMAKLKTEKSLNLAKNFFFMLDEYFGLPENHPSSFKYYIEKHFLNPLQISASQIAVPPVHVRDGATHYEESIKQSGGVDLQLLGIGRNGHVGFNEPGSEKNSRTRLVRLTEETIAANKEQFVDDKIPTEALSMGIGTIMDSKSLLMLATGKSKADMIKYLLNHHDDPSCPASFLKHHPHFTLVLDPDAASKINLKI; encoded by the coding sequence ATGCGTATAATTCAATGCGATTCGACAGCTGAAGCGATCCAGACCGTTGCTCTACTAGTTATTGAGAAAATGGAATCTCACCCAACTGCCGTTATTGGGCTCGCCACTGGCCGAACCATGGAGCCGGTATATGCGGAAATGGCGAAGCTCAAAACTGAAAAGTCTCTCAACCTTGCAAAGAATTTTTTCTTTATGTTGGATGAATATTTCGGACTTCCGGAAAATCATCCTTCAAGTTTTAAGTACTACATTGAAAAGCATTTCTTAAATCCATTGCAGATTTCTGCTTCTCAGATTGCTGTTCCTCCCGTTCATGTGAGAGATGGGGCCACTCATTATGAAGAGAGCATTAAACAAAGTGGAGGAGTGGATCTTCAACTTTTAGGTATTGGTCGAAATGGTCACGTTGGTTTTAATGAACCAGGTTCAGAAAAGAATTCTCGCACGCGTTTAGTTCGCCTCACTGAAGAAACCATCGCAGCCAATAAAGAACAATTCGTTGATGATAAGATTCCAACTGAGGCCCTCTCGATGGGGATTGGAACAATCATGGATAGTAAGAGTCTTCTCATGCTGGCGACCGGGAAATCAAAGGCAGACATGATTAAGTACCTCTTGAATCACCATGATGATCCAAGTTGTCCGGCGAGCTTCTTAAAGCATCACCCTCATTTCACTTTAGTTTTAGACCCAGATGCGGCGTCGAAGATCAATTTAAAGATCTGA